The following coding sequences are from one Rhineura floridana isolate rRhiFlo1 chromosome 2, rRhiFlo1.hap2, whole genome shotgun sequence window:
- the LOC133378212 gene encoding uncharacterized protein LOC133378212 has translation MDALYTALRDQIQSFEEHIRSCQQAFDIDTLYNVLLLLLPEDGVASDIQSLEQLEMLVESSEWDGQDIVKITVGCNKCDITGYISWFVSYVRYLGSLKEAFDTKVVFPLCENLYVNDDLLDALTFECREGHGLHTTVSVARTAKLLFALRRKWALLLKRGTINEQAFSTQSWLDVQGFPNAHPFGKVLRLVPDLFYKSLATAELARQWVECHANRHSSHPVYSDLGSTKRYKEKGLAMGSLEHHWYSVPLGLPKTQYDYKKVWPQPKTTTTSRCTNNGGTCMRTASQESNKLHETHGELMSLLWREERSWTLESEIQEVKQRISSLQLQQVAKEREMEALEHQLEKDNWNPSSMQRQTLLCELDALGRQLRLEEYRKSILQGDWLLELEVRPVLMRPINTLQERCQVLAQLLQDREEASPDLQSANGI, from the exons ATGGACGCCTTGTACACTGCTCTCCGAGATCAGATCCAGTCCTTTGAGGAACACATAAGAAGTTGCCAGCAAGCTTTTGACATTGACACGCTTTAcaatgtgttgctgctgctgctccctgaAGATGGTGTTGCCAGTGATATTCAGAGCCTTGAGCAGCTGGAAATGCTTGTTGAGTCCAGTGAGTGGGATGGACAGGATATAGTGAAGATTACTGTTGGCTGCAATAAGTGTGACATTACGGGCTACATCTCCTGGTTTGTCTCTTATGTGAGGTACCTGGGCTCTTTGAAAGAGGCATTTGACACCAAGGTTGTGTTTCCATTGTGTGAAAATCTGTACGTCAATGATGACTTGCTGGATGCTTTGACCTTTGAATGCAGGGAAGGACATGGCCTTCATACCACAGTATCTGTTGCACGTACAGCCAAGCTGTTGTTTGCTctcaggaggaaatgggcattgCTCCTGAAAAGGGGCACGATTAATGAACAAGCTTTCAGCACCCAAAGCTGGCTTGATGTGCAGGGCTTTCCTAATGCCCATCCCTTTGGGAAGGTCCTGAGGCTGGTTCCTGACCTCTTTTACAAGAGCTTGGCTACTGCTGAGCTTGCCAGACAGTGGGTGGAATGTCATGCCAACAGACACAGCTCCCATCCAGTGTACTCAGATCTAGGCTCAACCAAGAGATACAAAGAGAAAGGACTAGCCATGGGCAGCTTGGAACATCACTGGTACAGTGTTCCCCTTGGGTTACCCAAGACCCAGTATGACTACAAGAAGGTTTGGCCACAGcccaaaaccaccaccaccagcagatgCACCAACAATGGGGGCACCTGCATGAGAACTGCCAGCCAGGAAAGTAATAAGCTGCATGAGACCCATGGGGAGCTCATGTCCCTGCTCTGGCGGGAAGAACGTTCTTGGACACTGGAATCAGAGATTCAGGAGGTAAAACAGAGAATTTCCAGCCTGCAGCTTCAGCAGGTGGCTAAAGAAAGGGAGATGGAAGCCCTTGAGCACCAACTGGAGAAAGACAACTGGAATCCGTCCAGCATGCAACGCCAAACACTTCTCTGTGAGCTGGATGCCTTAGGGAGACAGCTTAGGCTGGAGGAATACCGCAAGAGCATCCTGCAAGGTGACTGGCTGCTAGAGTTGGAGGTCAGGCCAGTCCTTATGCGACCAATAAATACA TTGCAGGAACGCTGCCAGGTGCTTGCACAGCTGTTGCAGGATAGGGAAGAGGCTTCCCCAGATCTTCAGTCAGCCAATGGGATATAA